Proteins encoded within one genomic window of Nordella sp. HKS 07:
- a CDS encoding IclR family transcriptional regulator: MDEMKAPAEAAEKSQVRTVQSIERGFAIIDLIARADHALTLAEISKAIGLHTSTTFHLLRTLCVIGPVKQDADKKYRIGPYIYGLAAGAATEANLVADAMPHLEWLANETGETTHIAVMATDMAVILARHEGKATVRLSERVGAQRPAYCTAIGKALLAQLSDKEIEAYLARTRLVPITDSTIVSAERLFADLKEARLAGAAYDDREFNSELRCIAAPVRNYTGKAIAALGLSGPLWRVSLQQLPELTKKVITAANRLSADLGFSESKAGKA, from the coding sequence ATGGATGAGATGAAGGCCCCGGCCGAGGCGGCGGAGAAGAGCCAGGTCCGCACTGTGCAGTCGATCGAGCGCGGCTTCGCCATCATCGACCTCATCGCGCGCGCCGACCATGCCTTGACGCTGGCCGAGATCAGCAAGGCGATCGGGCTTCATACCAGCACCACCTTCCACCTGCTGCGCACGCTCTGCGTGATCGGACCGGTCAAGCAGGATGCCGACAAGAAATACCGCATCGGACCCTATATCTACGGTCTCGCGGCGGGGGCGGCGACGGAAGCCAATCTGGTCGCCGACGCGATGCCGCATCTCGAATGGCTCGCCAATGAGACGGGCGAGACGACCCATATCGCGGTGATGGCGACTGACATGGCGGTCATCCTGGCGCGCCATGAGGGCAAGGCCACGGTCAGGCTCTCCGAGCGCGTCGGGGCACAAAGGCCGGCTTATTGCACCGCGATCGGCAAAGCTTTACTGGCGCAGCTCTCCGACAAGGAGATCGAGGCCTATCTGGCGCGCACCAGGCTTGTGCCCATCACCGACAGCACGATCGTGAGCGCGGAGCGGCTCTTCGCCGATCTCAAGGAGGCGCGGCTTGCCGGTGCCGCCTATGACGACCGCGAATTCAACAGCGAATTACGCTGCATCGCGGCACCCGTGCGCAACTACACCGGCAAGGCCATTGCCGCGCTGGGGTTGTCCGGACCACTCTGGCGGGTGAGCCTGCAGCAATTGCCC
- a CDS encoding Ku protein: MRAFWKGHLRLSLVTIAVELHTATEASARPSLHQIDRKTGKRIRYEKIVPGKGKIDDENIVKGFEFGSGKHVILTPEELDKIKLETRHSIDLVQFVDYCDIDPRYFERPYYLTPADDVSAEGYVVIREALKSAKKAGIGQIAMRGKENLVAVRPCGDGLLLETLRYADELKKSDKVFSHVPGKRPAKEMVELATELIERKSGPFKPTAFKDHYGAALKALVAEKRKHGTVTDAEEDEAPRPKGDNVIDLMEALKKSIGGKGAGAPKPRKAAAKKKARR, from the coding sequence ATGCGTGCATTCTGGAAGGGACATCTGCGTCTATCCCTCGTCACCATCGCCGTCGAGCTTCACACGGCGACGGAAGCTTCGGCGCGTCCCAGCCTGCATCAGATCGACAGGAAGACCGGCAAGCGCATCCGCTACGAGAAGATCGTGCCGGGCAAGGGCAAGATCGATGATGAAAACATAGTGAAGGGCTTCGAGTTCGGTTCCGGCAAGCATGTGATCCTGACTCCCGAAGAGCTCGACAAGATCAAGCTCGAAACGAGGCACAGCATCGATCTTGTGCAGTTCGTCGACTATTGCGACATTGATCCGCGCTATTTCGAGCGGCCCTACTATCTCACTCCTGCCGACGACGTGTCGGCGGAGGGCTATGTCGTCATACGCGAAGCGTTGAAATCCGCGAAGAAGGCGGGCATCGGCCAGATTGCCATGCGCGGCAAGGAGAACCTGGTCGCTGTCCGGCCATGTGGCGACGGGCTTCTGCTCGAAACCTTGCGCTACGCCGATGAACTGAAGAAGTCCGACAAGGTCTTCTCTCACGTTCCGGGCAAGCGTCCGGCCAAGGAGATGGTCGAGCTCGCCACGGAGCTGATCGAGCGTAAATCCGGCCCCTTCAAGCCCACCGCCTTCAAGGATCATTATGGCGCGGCGCTCAAGGCGCTGGTGGCAGAGAAGCGCAAGCATGGCACGGTCACCGATGCCGAAGAAGACGAAGCGCCGCGACCCAAGGGCGATAATGTCATCGATCTGATGGAGGCCTTGAAGAAGAGCATTGGCGGCAAGGGCGCCGGCGCGCCGAAACCGCGTAAAGCGGCGGCGAAAAAGAAAGCGCGCCGCTGA
- a CDS encoding NAD(P)/FAD-dependent oxidoreductase, with translation MSLPDEVDVVVIGAGPAGLAAATMLASAARVLVLDRESAAGGIPRHCGHFPFGLREFRRLMRGPDYARALVARAEASGVRIETAVNVVRLHPGPRVTVTSDKGLHEIRARLVLLATGVRETSRAQRLIGGEKPGGVLATGALQGLVYLEGRRPFRRPVILGTELVSFSAIMTCLHAGIRPVAMIEPNRSITARWPASIYPWLKRVPVHLSTRIRRIEGHEHVERVVLEGPRGESILDTDGVIVTGRFRPEATLLDASHLERDPATGGPVVDNFGRCTDPSYFAAGNMLRPVETAGWSWAEGVAIGKAMRAGLEGKLPDGERHRVRLVGDAIDWVLPHAVLAHDGAALGRFQMRVSRPVSGRLSLRVAGSEYASRRISSRPERRITLPLPPRDGPLEIVLEER, from the coding sequence GTGAGTCTGCCGGATGAAGTCGATGTCGTGGTGATCGGCGCGGGCCCCGCCGGCCTCGCCGCGGCGACGATGCTCGCGTCAGCCGCCCGCGTGCTCGTCCTTGACCGCGAAAGCGCCGCCGGCGGCATCCCCCGGCACTGCGGGCATTTTCCATTTGGCCTTCGCGAGTTCCGCAGGTTGATGAGGGGACCCGACTATGCGCGCGCCCTCGTTGCCCGCGCCGAAGCTTCGGGAGTGCGGATCGAGACGGCCGTGAATGTCGTGAGACTTCATCCGGGGCCCCGTGTGACCGTGACTTCCGACAAAGGGCTGCATGAGATCAGAGCGCGGCTCGTGCTCCTTGCAACAGGCGTGCGGGAAACCTCGCGCGCCCAGCGCCTGATCGGCGGGGAAAAGCCGGGCGGCGTCCTGGCGACCGGCGCGCTGCAGGGACTGGTCTACCTCGAGGGCAGACGTCCATTCCGCCGCCCTGTTATCCTGGGAACCGAGCTTGTCTCCTTCTCGGCGATTATGACATGCCTTCACGCCGGCATCCGGCCGGTCGCCATGATCGAGCCCAATCGCAGTATCACCGCGCGATGGCCGGCATCGATCTATCCATGGCTCAAACGCGTGCCCGTTCATCTATCGACCCGGATCCGACGTATCGAGGGCCATGAGCATGTGGAGCGTGTCGTGCTCGAAGGCCCGCGTGGCGAAAGTATCCTCGACACCGACGGCGTGATCGTCACCGGCCGCTTCCGCCCCGAAGCAACGTTGCTGGACGCCAGTCATCTGGAGCGCGACCCGGCGACCGGCGGCCCCGTGGTCGACAACTTCGGGCGCTGCACGGATCCCTCTTATTTCGCCGCAGGCAACATGCTGCGCCCGGTGGAGACAGCCGGCTGGAGTTGGGCCGAGGGCGTCGCCATTGGAAAGGCCATGCGTGCCGGCCTGGAAGGTAAGCTTCCGGATGGCGAGCGCCACCGTGTCAGGCTCGTCGGCGATGCGATCGACTGGGTCCTTCCGCATGCCGTGCTCGCGCATGACGGCGCTGCTCTCGGTCGCTTCCAGATGCGTGTCAGCCGCCCGGTATCAGGGCGCCTTTCACTACGCGTGGCCGGGTCGGAATATGCATCCCGTAGAATCTCCAGCCGTCCCGAGCGGCGCATCACGCTGCCTTTGCCGCCAAGGGACGGCCCATTGGAAATCGTGTTGGAGGAAAGATGA
- a CDS encoding SIMPL domain-containing protein, with amino-acid sequence MKSKPDMAVVNVGVMSQAKTAREALTENTAAMQKIFAALKAAGIEDKDIQTSNFNVNPRYQYDQNNAQPPRVVGYDVSNMVSVSVRKLDTLGQVLDTMVSEGSNQINGIGFVISDDEKLQDEARKLAVADAERKAKLYAATVGVTLGQIMSVSEGNFQPPQPVFYGKAVRQDSAGNVPVAAGELTVAADVNITWEIK; translated from the coding sequence GTGAAGTCCAAGCCCGACATGGCGGTCGTCAATGTCGGCGTCATGTCGCAGGCCAAGACCGCGCGCGAGGCGCTGACCGAGAACACCGCGGCCATGCAGAAGATCTTCGCCGCCCTCAAGGCCGCCGGCATCGAGGACAAGGACATCCAGACCTCGAATTTCAACGTCAATCCGCGTTACCAGTACGATCAGAATAATGCCCAGCCGCCGCGCGTAGTAGGCTATGATGTGTCCAACATGGTCTCGGTGTCGGTGCGCAAACTCGACACTTTGGGTCAGGTGCTCGACACGATGGTGAGTGAAGGGTCGAACCAGATCAACGGCATCGGCTTCGTCATTTCCGATGACGAGAAGCTTCAGGACGAGGCGCGCAAACTCGCCGTCGCCGACGCCGAGCGCAAGGCCAAGCTCTATGCCGCGACTGTCGGAGTCACGCTCGGCCAGATCATGTCGGTGAGCGAAGGCAACTTCCAGCCGCCGCAGCCCGTATTCTACGGCAAGGCGGTGCGCCAGGATTCCGCCGGCAATGTTCCGGTCGCCGCCGGCGAGCTGACCGTCGCCGCGGATGTGAACATCACATGGGAGATCAAGTAA
- a CDS encoding FGGY family carbohydrate kinase gives MRALAIDQGTTSTRALLVDESGARAVHTVEHRQSFPAPGHVEHDPAEIIANVIACLAAAPDVDCVGLANQGESCLAWDGSTGNPITPVIVWQDARTAATCDSLKNSGAEALTLSRAGLPLDPYFSASKLGWIMTHVPEARSLLKTGHLRLGTTDAFFRDRLTGAFATDPSTASRTSLLSLATGVWDPELCALFGVPIEVLPEIRPTTGDLGALPGGCRLTASMVDQQAALYGHGARKAGDAKITFGTGAFALVLTDSPASPAGVLPTIAWAEDGMPPVYALDGGVYAASSAVNFARQLGFFADFEEINHFEADPAISRGIVFVPALAGLACPHWDRAARGAWMGLSLATTRSDMAQAVLEGVAFRMAEVMAAMSTAAPASVPVSIDGGMSRNPWFCQFLADVLGRRLRISDEPELTALGCAQLAARGAGAEIVRPPKGRLLQPRPVPRAWHDTFRAARAAVQTIGARDRA, from the coding sequence ATGAGGGCGCTCGCCATCGACCAGGGCACTACGTCGACACGCGCTCTGCTGGTTGACGAGAGTGGCGCAAGGGCGGTCCACACCGTCGAACACCGTCAGAGCTTTCCGGCCCCGGGCCACGTCGAACATGATCCGGCAGAGATCATCGCCAATGTGATCGCATGTCTTGCCGCGGCACCTGACGTCGACTGCGTGGGGCTGGCCAATCAGGGTGAGAGCTGTCTTGCATGGGATGGTTCGACCGGCAATCCCATCACCCCGGTGATCGTCTGGCAGGATGCCCGCACGGCGGCGACGTGCGATTCCCTCAAAAACAGCGGGGCCGAAGCATTGACCCTGTCCCGCGCCGGCCTGCCGCTCGATCCCTATTTCTCTGCATCGAAGCTCGGATGGATCATGACACATGTTCCGGAGGCCCGTTCGTTGCTGAAGACGGGACACCTGCGGCTCGGCACCACGGATGCCTTCTTTCGTGACCGGCTGACCGGAGCATTTGCGACCGATCCCAGCACAGCCTCCCGCACCAGCCTGCTGAGCTTGGCCACGGGAGTCTGGGACCCCGAGCTTTGCGCCCTGTTCGGCGTTCCGATCGAAGTTTTGCCGGAAATCCGGCCGACGACGGGTGATCTGGGAGCGCTGCCGGGCGGCTGCAGGCTGACCGCCTCGATGGTGGACCAGCAGGCAGCTCTCTATGGCCACGGCGCACGCAAAGCCGGAGATGCCAAGATCACATTCGGGACAGGCGCCTTCGCCCTTGTCCTGACGGACAGTCCGGCTTCGCCTGCCGGGGTCCTGCCCACAATCGCTTGGGCGGAGGACGGAATGCCGCCCGTCTATGCGCTGGACGGTGGCGTCTATGCTGCTTCATCGGCCGTCAACTTCGCGCGCCAGCTTGGGTTCTTTGCAGACTTCGAAGAAATCAATCATTTCGAGGCCGATCCTGCCATCTCGCGCGGCATTGTCTTCGTTCCGGCGCTCGCCGGTCTCGCCTGCCCGCATTGGGACCGCGCCGCGCGGGGCGCCTGGATGGGTTTGTCGCTTGCGACGACCCGCAGCGACATGGCGCAGGCCGTGCTGGAAGGCGTCGCGTTTCGCATGGCGGAGGTGATGGCCGCGATGTCGACTGCGGCTCCGGCCTCCGTTCCCGTGAGCATAGACGGCGGCATGAGCCGGAATCCCTGGTTCTGCCAGTTTCTGGCCGATGTGCTTGGCCGACGCTTGCGAATTTCCGACGAACCGGAGCTCACCGCGCTCGGATGCGCGCAGCTGGCGGCGCGCGGCGCCGGCGCGGAGATCGTGCGGCCACCAAAAGGTCGCCTTCTTCAGCCGCGCCCCGTCCCGCGCGCATGGCACGACACGTTCCGTGCCGCTCGCGCGGCGGTCCAGACGATCGGAGCCAGGGATCGGGCGTAA
- a CDS encoding AMP nucleosidase — MNRLDRPETEVLTPEAAVDRLIELHEDAVEALRQALDRFFTQSIPPTPKERARFRYPELRLVYGAGQAQPSLSRAYAKFESPGLYATTITQPRAFRDYLIEQLRLLVADYPTTISVGRSDQDIPYPYVLDSGDELGRDNVSAAELARHFPAPALSAVGDEIADGLWTPPKGEPMPLALFDATRTDYSLKRIVHYTGTHWRHVQPWILLTNYHRYVDQFVTWGIEQIRANGPYDALALPGGIMIGRDGLAVEDCDTAVTSSPWHRFQMPGYHLLRRDGKGGISLVNIGVGSSNAKNITDHLAVLRPHCWLMIGHCGGLRQSQRIGDYVLAHAYFRQDRILDGAVPPDIPIPALAEVQVALQEAAAKVTGERGEQLKARLRTGTVVTNDDRNWELRWSQERRRINLSRAIAVDMESGTIAAQGYRLRVPYGTLLCVSDKPLHGEIKLPGAANAFYDRAVGEHMMIGLAAIDLLRGELKQLHSRKLRSFDEPPFR, encoded by the coding sequence ATGAACCGCCTGGACCGACCCGAGACCGAAGTTCTGACGCCCGAAGCCGCCGTCGATCGCCTGATTGAGCTGCATGAGGATGCGGTGGAGGCCCTGCGCCAGGCCCTCGACCGGTTCTTCACCCAGAGCATTCCGCCGACACCGAAGGAGCGCGCCCGCTTCCGCTATCCCGAACTGCGCCTCGTCTATGGCGCCGGCCAGGCTCAGCCTTCGCTCTCGCGCGCCTATGCCAAATTCGAAAGCCCCGGTCTCTATGCGACGACCATCACCCAGCCGCGCGCCTTCCGCGACTACCTGATCGAGCAACTGCGCCTTCTCGTCGCCGATTACCCGACCACCATCTCGGTCGGCCGCAGCGACCAGGACATTCCCTATCCCTATGTCCTCGATTCGGGCGATGAGCTCGGCCGCGACAATGTCTCGGCCGCCGAACTCGCCCGCCACTTCCCGGCCCCGGCGCTCTCAGCGGTCGGCGATGAGATCGCCGACGGCCTGTGGACGCCGCCCAAGGGCGAGCCGATGCCGCTCGCTCTCTTCGACGCGACGCGCACCGATTATTCGCTGAAGCGCATCGTGCATTATACCGGCACGCATTGGCGCCATGTGCAGCCCTGGATCCTGCTCACCAACTACCACCGTTATGTCGACCAGTTCGTCACCTGGGGCATCGAGCAGATCCGCGCCAACGGCCCCTATGACGCGCTGGCGCTGCCGGGCGGCATCATGATCGGGCGCGACGGACTGGCGGTTGAGGATTGTGATACCGCCGTCACCTCCTCGCCATGGCACCGCTTCCAGATGCCGGGCTATCACCTCCTGCGCCGGGACGGCAAGGGCGGCATCAGCCTCGTCAATATCGGCGTCGGCTCCTCCAACGCCAAGAACATCACCGATCATCTGGCGGTGCTGCGCCCGCATTGCTGGCTGATGATCGGCCATTGCGGCGGGCTTCGCCAGTCGCAGCGCATCGGCGACTATGTGCTGGCGCATGCCTATTTCCGCCAGGACCGCATCCTCGATGGCGCTGTGCCGCCCGATATTCCGATACCGGCTCTGGCCGAGGTGCAGGTGGCGCTGCAGGAAGCCGCCGCCAAGGTGACCGGCGAGCGCGGCGAGCAGTTGAAGGCGCGCCTCCGCACCGGCACCGTCGTCACCAATGACGACCGTAACTGGGAACTGCGCTGGTCGCAGGAGCGCCGCCGCATCAATCTCTCGCGCGCCATCGCCGTCGACATGGAATCGGGCACTATCGCCGCACAAGGCTACCGCCTGCGCGTGCCCTATGGCACCCTGCTCTGCGTCTCCGACAAGCCGCTGCATGGCGAGATCAAATTGCCGGGCGCGGCCAACGCGTTCTATGACCGCGCCGTCGGCGAGCACATGATGATTGGCCTCGCCGCCATCGATCTCCTGCGCGGCGAGCTGAAGCAGCTCCATTCACGCAAGCTCAGGAGCTTCGACGAGCCGCCCTTCAGATAA
- a CDS encoding NAD(P)/FAD-dependent oxidoreductase has product MPHQVPALSGRFDVAVIGAGVIGCAIARRLALAGARVAVIEKAIDILDGASKGNSAILHTGFDAPVGSLEQSCIAAGYEEYLSIHGRLGLPLIRSGAIVVAWTEEEEAILPALIEQARQNRIEDVEFLSGTSLRVAEPGLSSRARSGFRIPREYLIDPWSAPFAYLLQACENGAEILRGAEVIGGRRDGDWHLETTRGPVQAGLVINAAGLWGDLLDERLIGRRDFHIKPRKGQFIVYDKPAAALASHIILPVPTKVTKGVVVCRTAFDNLLVGPTAEDQDDREHAVLISETLALLQRRGEEILPGLKDHVVTAIYAGLRPATEFKDYQIRSHDGLSYITVGGIRSTGLSAALGIATHVERLAGLALTPPVAPVWPTVPNISEHAARDWQREGNGGVACHCEMVTRREILAALEGPLAARSLAGLKRRTRVTMGRCQGFFCTAELSRLTQDRFDRAMAEMAK; this is encoded by the coding sequence ATGCCCCATCAGGTGCCAGCATTGTCGGGTCGCTTCGACGTCGCCGTCATCGGCGCCGGCGTCATCGGTTGCGCGATCGCCCGGCGTTTAGCGCTTGCCGGTGCCCGTGTCGCCGTTATCGAAAAGGCGATCGACATTCTTGACGGCGCCTCCAAGGGCAATTCAGCGATCCTGCACACGGGCTTCGACGCGCCGGTCGGCTCGCTTGAGCAAAGCTGTATTGCCGCCGGATATGAGGAATATCTGTCGATCCACGGGCGGCTCGGGCTGCCGCTTATCCGCTCCGGCGCGATTGTGGTCGCCTGGACCGAAGAGGAGGAAGCGATTCTGCCTGCACTGATCGAGCAGGCCCGTCAGAACCGGATAGAAGACGTCGAATTCCTGTCCGGCACCTCCTTGCGCGTTGCCGAGCCGGGACTGAGCTCACGGGCCCGCAGCGGCTTTCGCATACCACGCGAATATCTGATCGATCCATGGTCGGCGCCTTTCGCCTATCTCCTGCAGGCTTGCGAGAACGGCGCCGAGATCCTGCGCGGCGCCGAAGTGATCGGAGGACGGCGTGACGGCGACTGGCATTTGGAAACGACGCGCGGACCGGTGCAGGCGGGACTGGTCATCAATGCCGCCGGACTCTGGGGAGATCTCCTCGATGAGAGACTGATCGGGCGCCGGGACTTCCACATCAAGCCACGCAAGGGCCAGTTCATCGTCTACGATAAGCCCGCGGCGGCGCTCGCATCGCATATCATCCTGCCGGTCCCCACCAAGGTGACAAAGGGGGTGGTCGTCTGCCGCACCGCCTTCGACAACCTGCTGGTGGGCCCGACTGCCGAAGATCAGGATGATCGCGAGCACGCCGTCCTGATTTCCGAGACGCTTGCGTTACTGCAACGGCGCGGCGAGGAGATCCTGCCGGGCCTGAAGGATCATGTCGTTACCGCCATCTATGCCGGCCTGCGGCCAGCGACCGAATTCAAGGACTACCAGATCCGTTCCCATGACGGGCTGAGCTACATAACCGTCGGCGGCATACGCTCGACCGGGCTTTCCGCGGCATTGGGCATCGCCACTCATGTCGAGCGTCTCGCCGGCTTGGCGCTGACGCCGCCAGTAGCACCTGTCTGGCCGACGGTGCCCAACATCAGCGAGCATGCGGCCCGTGACTGGCAGCGCGAGGGTAACGGTGGCGTGGCCTGCCATTGCGAGATGGTGACGAGACGCGAAATCCTCGCAGCGCTCGAGGGGCCCCTGGCGGCTCGCTCGCTGGCCGGGCTCAAACGGCGGACGCGGGTGACGATGGGGCGCTGCCAAGGGTTCTTCTGCACGGCGGAATTGTCTCGACTGACGCAGGACCGTTTCGATCGCGCAATGGCGGAGATGGCCAAGTGA
- a CDS encoding Orn/Lys/Arg decarboxylase N-terminal domain-containing protein, which produces MLERTIKLQKLEVLIIDEELAVPKSVGGRAVRALADELTSRDIEVVEAASYHDGRSVILSDASIDAILIDWTTREHKDSRGRAEALELLRTIRSRNATVPIMLMADQASRDDLTVEVMQLSDEYVWLHADTIPFIASRVMAAVKRYQRNILPPFNKALLNYMNLAEYSWAAPGHQGGVAFTKTPAGRIFFDFFGENLFRADTGIERGGLGSLLEHSGPIGEAEAYAARVFGAHRSYSGLTGTSGANRTIFAATVGDGEFALCDRNCHKSIEQGLILSGGIPAFLVPTRNRYGIIGPIPPQEFEPEAIRAKLDAHPLKRHAVKPDPVYAVVTNSTYDGLCYDSARVEALLGQSVDRIHLDEAWFGYARFNPIYENRFAMRGDPKAHKASDPTVFSTQSTHKLLAALSQSSYIHIRDGRNPIEHSRFNVSYMSQTTTSPLYALIASNEIGASMMDGPSGKALTDEVIEEAIAFRQTLARAHREFNRKEDWFFWPWNAPRIKDRTGKKVNFADADLGQLATDHDCWVFHPGEKWHGFDDLPDGWCMLDPIKVGIVCPGMGDDGKMQEGGIPAPIVSSYLHHFGNIPSRTTDHMVLCLFSIGITKGKWGTLMSVLLDFKEDYDANRSLEQCLPDLIAQSPRSYAGMGLKDLADKMFRHMKVSRMGELQAQAFCSLPEPQMLPRRANGMLMAGEAELLPIQELANRVAGVGIIPYPPGIPIVLPGENFGPADGAWLSYIRALEDWGRTFPGFEKEVEGTVVVDGAYQAWALKD; this is translated from the coding sequence ATGCTCGAACGAACGATCAAGCTTCAGAAGCTCGAAGTCCTCATCATCGACGAGGAGCTGGCGGTGCCTAAAAGCGTCGGCGGACGTGCCGTCAGGGCGCTCGCCGACGAGCTCACCTCGCGCGATATCGAGGTCGTCGAGGCGGCGAGCTATCACGACGGCCGCTCGGTGATCCTCTCCGATGCCTCCATCGATGCCATCCTGATCGACTGGACGACGCGCGAGCACAAGGACAGCCGCGGCCGCGCCGAGGCGCTGGAGCTGCTCAGGACCATCCGCAGCCGCAATGCCACCGTGCCGATCATGCTGATGGCCGATCAGGCCAGCCGGGACGATCTGACGGTCGAGGTGATGCAGCTTTCCGACGAATATGTGTGGCTGCATGCCGACACCATTCCCTTCATCGCCAGCCGGGTCATGGCGGCGGTCAAGCGCTACCAGCGCAACATATTGCCGCCGTTCAACAAGGCGCTGCTCAATTACATGAATCTCGCCGAATATTCCTGGGCGGCCCCCGGTCACCAGGGCGGTGTCGCTTTCACCAAGACGCCGGCGGGGCGCATCTTCTTCGATTTCTTCGGCGAGAATCTGTTCCGCGCCGACACCGGCATCGAACGCGGCGGGTTGGGTTCGCTGCTTGAGCATTCGGGACCGATCGGCGAAGCGGAGGCCTATGCGGCGCGCGTCTTCGGCGCGCATCGCAGCTATTCGGGGCTCACCGGCACCTCCGGCGCCAATCGCACCATCTTCGCCGCCACCGTCGGCGACGGTGAGTTCGCGCTGTGTGACCGCAACTGCCACAAGTCGATCGAGCAGGGCCTGATCCTTTCGGGCGGCATCCCGGCCTTCCTGGTGCCGACCCGCAACCGCTACGGCATCATCGGCCCGATCCCGCCGCAGGAGTTCGAGCCTGAGGCCATCCGCGCCAAGCTCGACGCGCATCCTTTGAAGCGGCATGCGGTGAAGCCAGATCCCGTCTATGCGGTGGTCACCAATTCCACCTATGACGGGCTATGCTACGATTCAGCACGGGTCGAGGCGCTGCTCGGCCAGTCCGTCGACCGCATCCATCTCGATGAAGCCTGGTTCGGCTATGCCCGCTTCAACCCGATCTATGAGAACCGTTTCGCCATGCGCGGCGATCCCAAGGCGCACAAAGCAAGCGACCCGACGGTCTTTTCGACGCAATCGACGCACAAGCTGCTCGCGGCGCTGTCGCAGTCGTCCTACATCCACATCCGCGACGGCCGCAACCCGATCGAGCATAGCCGTTTCAATGTGAGCTACATGTCGCAGACCACGACCTCGCCGCTCTATGCGCTGATCGCGTCCAACGAGATCGGCGCCTCGATGATGGACGGTCCGAGCGGCAAGGCGCTGACCGACGAAGTGATCGAGGAGGCCATCGCCTTCCGCCAGACGCTGGCGCGCGCGCACCGGGAGTTCAACCGCAAGGAGGACTGGTTCTTCTGGCCGTGGAATGCGCCCAGGATAAAGGACCGGACGGGCAAGAAAGTCAACTTCGCCGACGCCGATCTTGGGCAACTCGCCACCGATCACGACTGCTGGGTCTTCCATCCAGGAGAGAAATGGCACGGCTTCGACGACCTGCCGGACGGCTGGTGCATGCTCGATCCGATCAAGGTCGGCATCGTCTGTCCGGGCATGGGCGATGACGGCAAGATGCAGGAAGGCGGCATTCCGGCGCCGATCGTTTCATCCTATCTGCATCACTTCGGCAACATCCCGTCGCGCACCACGGACCACATGGTGCTGTGCCTGTTCTCGATCGGCATCACCAAGGGCAAGTGGGGCACGCTGATGAGCGTCCTGCTGGATTTCAAAGAGGATTACGACGCCAATCGCTCCCTCGAGCAATGCCTGCCCGATCTCATCGCGCAATCGCCGCGCAGCTATGCCGGCATGGGGCTGAAGGACCTCGCCGACAAGATGTTCAGGCATATGAAGGTAAGCCGCATGGGCGAGCTGCAGGCCCAGGCTTTCTGCAGCCTGCCCGAGCCGCAGATGCTGCCGCGCCGCGCCAATGGGATGCTGATGGCCGGCGAGGCGGAATTGCTGCCCATCCAGGAACTCGCCAACCGCGTCGCCGGCGTCGGCATCATTCCCTATCCGCCGGGCATCCCGATCGTGCTCCCGGGCGAGAATTTCGGTCCGGCCGACGGGGCGTGGCTCTCCTATATCCGCGCTCTCGAGGACTGGGGCAGGACCTTCCCCGGTTTCGAGAAGGAAGTGGAGGGGACTGTGGTCGTCGACGGCGCCTACCAGGCCTGGGCGCTCAAGGATTAG